A stretch of the Hydra vulgaris chromosome 09, alternate assembly HydraT2T_AEP genome encodes the following:
- the LOC124810893 gene encoding uncharacterized protein LOC124810893 isoform X5 yields the protein MAACNNNLCFTCCICGVQKYSVQKYLKHLYIMHEHTPGFFPVCNIDGCPAKYKSVKCLRHHMRKKHSFIFSTPQVLTNESDNFMSETMENQILADSVGDNTTTEFFNESITEDCSLETSSLDSHLGAISLSSLDNLLSCLQKHYAMFVISIAEKHLIPSVVQIDLANEVQSLLTYFSNIFCDLIKQQLGENFVYNSGLNQLLNSGLLLDKVLSVVNSSKKVVSFCKSNLGLILPVEIKLHSMNENQCEYGLKTPSCETFQYVPVLPLLKKLVENELVWNSIKRKLEKDESINNELLYSYSDGLNCKQHVIFKDKNALRIHLYCDEFEVCNPIGAHRSVHKLCAFYFFLGNIEEQYISQLQNINLCILVKEKFIKKYKTYKQVLRPLIQDLLTLQNEGILVTVDNMIVRLFGGVATISADNLSSHALAGFQRVFNSGRFCRQCMTSYVDKNKILVECDTTIRTKEMHYYHLSAISGSGHISSSVYGVEKRCPLLDLPYFNVLKSFPPDIMHDMLEGTFPQLVSLMLLKFNAQNIITVEQVNAELDIFEIGRNDRKNKPVPFVIRSGASINFVGSASQKFCLFRLLPFMIGKRIPISNVYWLLYLQLRDIADYVFAPKISKTVLTYLQFLIEQFLQSFMELFPNNLTPKFHFMLHYARLINENGPLRYLWCMRFEAKHLYFKKLASSIRSFKNIGYSLAKRHQLRQCWEMASSDFFNEKYETSNLCSITFDSLATNLQEKLLSFFFNDIIDKKETVWKCNAITINRIQFHVHDTVILALLHAEEIPLFFKIYHIIQFRQHWVFCEEEIDGKTLVCLTETMVSTLCRTMRKQVMLLEIIRNLKAPPGHQVDLTVSEIGSSASETNYTVAGNILVGCVRTMTPWPVRYQLPLLPPAVIAAFEAKDCCFLQFKRNSCRNQLIQCLYDDISKFTLYPSSTQYSDVLAALCSKYPYLNEFPSRSGSSSQQFVLCPTLLESLKNKFKKERAPLINVETVAIHKSKFGNPGRGRKRTEDCLENDQACCRTHRDLPHSLPIGEDDATVAKHHQDMIIEYRKLRPDMNMLLDRQQRSWFMRAKDFDGRLRTVDLKAKYPWLCSAQLLLSEMKLRFGKDLDKELHQRMKGMEDKILSLVKLKCKDNFVSEIFAEIECEINESTKRDATFNGAILLFPRLFKESVETLVIFDNTPKQNTPTIAIPRAQRLTSKFCRIILDGQEIVEHHNDVDISLAMSCIFASYFIYDIQYPVQLKNTL from the exons aTGGCTGCGTGTAATAATAATTTGTGTTTTACTTGTTGTATATGTGGTGTGCAGAAGTATTctgtgcaaaaatatttaaaacatttgtatatCATGCATGAACATACCCCTGGTTTTTTCCCAGTGTGTAATATAGATGGTTGTCCTGCCAAATATAAATCTGTAAAATGTTTACGTCACCATATGCGCAAAAAGCATAGTTTCATTTTTAGCACACCTCAAGTATTAACAAATGAGTCTGATAATTTTATGAGTGAAACAATGGAAAACCAAATTTTAGCAGACAGTGTTGGTGATAACACCACAACAGAGTTTTTTAATGAGTCTATCACTGAAGACTGTAGTCTAGAAACCAGTAGTTTGGATTCTCATTTAGGTGCCATATCTTTATCCTCACTAGACAATCTACTCAGTTGTTTGCAGAAACATTATGCTATGTTTGTAATTTCAATAgcagaaaaacatttaattccGTCTGTTGTTCAAATTGATTTAGCAAACGAAGTTCAATCTTTGTTGActtattttagtaatattttttgtgatctaATAAAGCAGCAACTTGGGGAAAACTTTGTATATAATAGTGGTTTGAATCAACTTTTAAATAGTGGTTTACTTTTAGATAAAGTTTTATCTGTGGTCAATTCTAGCAAAAAGGTTGTTTCATTTTGTAAGTCAAACTTAGGTCTTATTTTGCCAGTGGAAATTAAATTACATTCCATGAATGAAAATCAATGTGAATATGGTTTAAAAACACCAAGCTGTGAAACTTTTCAGTATGTACCAGTTTTACCAttactaaaaaagttagttGAAAATGAGCTTGTCTGGaattcaataaaaagaaaacttgaaaaagatGAGTCTATTAATAATGAATTATTATATTCATATTCAGATGgtttaaattgtaaacaacATGTCATTTTTAAAGACAAGAATGCATTAAGAATCCATTTATATTGTGATGAATTTGAAGTGTGTAATCCAATTGGAGCTCATCGTTCAGTACATAAACTCTGTGCATTTTATTTCTTCTTGGGAAACATTGAAGAACAATATATTTCACAACTTCAGAACATAAATTTATGTATTCTtgtaaaagaaaagtttattaagaaatataaaacatataagcAAGTTTTAAGACCTTTAATTCAGGATTTGCTGACGTTGCAGAATGAGGGTATTTTAGTTACAGTTGATAATATGATAGTTCGATTGTTTGGTGGGGTTGCAACTATATCTGCTGATAATCTTTCCTCCCATGCACTAGCTGGTTTTCAACGTGTTTTTAATTCTGGTCGTTTTTGTCGTCAGTGCATGACTTCTTatgttgacaaaaataaaattttggttgAATGTGATACAACAATTCGTACCAAAGAAATGCATTATTATCATTTATCTGCTATTTCTGGTTCAGGTCACATTTCTTCTAGTGTGTATGGTGTTGAAAAACGATGTCCTTTATTGGATTTACCatactttaatgttttaaagtctTTTCCACCAGACATCATGCATGATATGTTAGAAGGAACATTTCCACAATTAGTAAGtttaatgttgttaaaattcaatgcacaaaatataattacagTAGAACAGGTAAATGCAGAGcttgacatttttgaaattggCAGAAATGACAGGAAAAACAAACCAGTACCATTTGTTATCCGTTCTGGTGCATCTATTAACTTTGTTGGTTCTGCATCACAGAAGTTTTGTTTGTTTCGGTTATTACCATTTATGATTGGCAAACGCATACCAATATCTAATGTGTATTGGTTACTTTATTTACAGCTGCGAGATATTGCAGATTATGTATTTGctccaaaaatttcaaaaactgttttgacatatcttcaatttttaatagaaCAGTTTCTGCAAAGTTTTATGGAACTTTTTCCCAATAATTTAACACCCAAGTTTCATTTCATGCTCCATTATGCTCGTCTAATTAATGAAAATGGACCACTAAGATATTTATGGTGCATGCGTTTTGAAGCTAAACAtttgtatttcaaaaagttaGCTTCTTCCattagaagttttaaaaatataggttATTCTCTTGCAAAGCGGCATCAGCTGAGACAGTGTTGGGAGATGGCatcttctgattttttcaatgaaaagtATGAAACATCAAATCTATGTTCAATTACGTTTGATAGTTTAGCAACAAATCTTCAGGAAAaattattgtcttttttttttaatgatattattgataaaaaggAAACAGTTTGGAAGTGTAATGCCATTACTATAAACAGAATTCAATTTCATGTGCATGATACAGTTATTTTAGCTTTACTACATGCAGAAGAAATccctttatttttcaaaatttatcacaTTATTCAATTTCGTCAACACTGGGTATTTTGTG aagAAGAAATAGATGGAAAAACATTGGTGTGTTTAACAGAGACAATGGTTTCAACTTTATGTAGGACAATGCGAAAGCAAGTTATGCTATTAGAAATCATAAGGAATCTTAAAGCACCACCTGGACATCAAGTTGATTTAAC TGTGTCAGAGATTGGCAGTAGTGCATCAGAAACAAATTACACTGTTGCTGGAAATATCTTAGTAGGATGCGTTAGAACTATGACACCATGGCCAGTTCGATATCAACTACCTCTTTTGCCACCAGCAGTTATTGCAGCTTTTGAAGCCAAAGACTGTTGCTTTCTGCAGTTTAAGAGGAACAGCTGTAGAAACCAATTGATTCAATGTTTATACGATGACATCAGCAAGTTTACATT gtATCCATCCAGTACCCAATATTCAGATGTGCTTGCTGCCCTATGTAGCAAGTATCCTTATTTGAATGAGTTCCCTTCAAGGAGTGGTAGTTCATCACAACAATTTGTACTGTGT CCTACGCTATTGGAAAGTCTAAAAAATAAGTTCAAGAAGGAAAGAGCCCCTTTAATTAATGTTGAGACTGTTGCTATCCATAAAAGCAAATTTGGGAATCCAGGAAGAGGACGCAAGCGCACAGAAGATTGTCTTGAGAATGACCAAGCTTGTTGTAGGACACATAGAGACTTG cCACATTCTCTGCCTATTGGTGAGGATGATGCAACTGTAGCAAAACATCATCAGGATATGATAATTGAATACCGTAAACTTCGTCCAGATATGAATATGTTGCTTGATCGTCAGCAACGTAGTTGGTTTATGCGAGCAAAGGATTTCGATGGACGTCTTCGCACAGTTGATCTAAAAGCTAAATACCCATGGCTCTGCTCTGCTCAATTG CTTCTTAGCGAAATGAAACTGAGATTTGGTAAAGATCTCGATAAAGAACTTCATCAACGGATGAAGGGCATGGAAGATAAAATCTTAAGCTTGGTTAAATTAAAGTGTAAAGACAATTTTGTTTCTGAAATTTTTGCTGAAATTGAGTGTGAAATTAATGAAAGCACTAAGAGag atGCTACATTCAATGGAGCAATTCTTTTATTTCCACGGCTATTCAAAGAATCTGTTGAAACCTTGGTTATATTTGACAACACTCCAAAACAGAATACACCAACTATTGCAATCCCTCGAGCTCAAAGGTTGACATCAAAATTTTGTAGAATTATATTAGATGGCCAAGAAATAGTTGAACATCATAATGATGTTGATATCTCATTAGCGATGTCTTGTATATTTGCCTCTTATTTTATTTACGATATACAGTACCCTGTTCAGTTGAAAAACACATTATAG